GACCAAGTTGATGAAAATCTGCTTAAAATCGCTGCGGATTTAGACCTTGCTCAATTGGGTTTATCCGAGAGAATTTTAATTGATTTATTCCATAAAGCCGAAGCTGGACAGGATCTTTCTTTTGAATTAAAAAATATTGGTGGTGCGGTTTTGGCAAATTCTCTTGATTTGCCACAAGGTACTAATATTTTTACAAATTATATGATTGCACCGGATCCTGGTGGTTTCTCAATTGATTATCAGCAAACCATTGTCAATCAATTTTGGCAAAGTGTCACCGATGCCGAAATAGGATCTGGACTACCAGAAGGAAGCATTAAAAATTTCCTAAACGCAATGGCAAAAGGCGAAAATCCCCAAGATTATTTTAGAAATATCGGCAGCGATATTATTGATAATAATATTGGCTGGAAGGCTCGAACTGCCTATCAGCTGGCGACGGGCGCGATTGGGGTGGAACAAGCCCTGGCCAATACTGATTATTCAATTTCTGATCTGTCAGCCCGATGGAATGTCTCCGAACAATCGGTGAGAAATTTTTTATCAGGTAATATTAGCGCCGCGATTAAAGAAGAAGGCCAGCTCAGGCTTTCCTCGACCTTTAATCTTCCCTATGATTTGGCGGGTGATTTAATTAATGGCAGAATAAATTATCAAACCGCCTTAAGTCTTGCCGGTATCAACTTAAATGATTTAGCCAAACAGTGGGATGTGCCAATTAATTCCTTAACAAGTTTTATGTCTGGGGATATAAAGGGTGCGGCAACTTCTTATGGAATTCAGATTATGAAGGAGAATTTTAAAATGTCTGATGCGCAGATTAATGCCGCCCTTACCCTAATTCAAACCGGCGACATTAAGGGCGCTGCTGAACAATTTGCTAAAAACTATGCTCTAAACGCGATTGGCGTTGCCTTCGGTTTGCCGCCTGGCACGATTCAGGCGGTGTTAATGGTGATTGAAAATCCAGAACTACTCTTAAATCCTTTAAAACAATTAGGCTCGATGGCAAAAGAAGCGATTAGCGGCATTAGCAAAACCATCAAAAGTATTTTAAGTTTTGGCGGAATTTTCGGCCGAAAAAAATGCAGCACGCGCGACAAGGTGAGAGCAAAAATTCATCAAGTTACTAAAGAATTATTAGAAATGCCTGCGGCGAATATTCCAAAACTTGGTTTGCCTGACCGGTCCGAAATGAGGGTGACGCAACTAATTGTCTGGAGCTATGAACGCGACGTGATGCCACTTGAAATTGGGACCGAGCAACCGACCTTAGATTATGTGTATGGCACCGGTCGGCAACCAAATTATGGACTTTTTGCGACAAAGGGTAATAATTATTTACTTGATCATATTCACGTTGGTTACTAAGATCATTTAATAAACAGCTAACAGTAAATGATTAACAATAAATAAATCAAGCGGCAATGTTTAATATTGTTAATTATTAATTGTTGGTTGCTTATTGTTTATAGATCTTTGTTCTAATGTGCCGGATGAGATCTTTTTTTAATTTATGGTTAATTTTTTTAATTAATTCCGCAGACTTAAAACGAATTTCTCCGGCGAGAATTGGATGAGAGGTTTGTAAAACCAAAGTATTATTTTTAAAAGATGCGGCGCTAATTTCGTCATTTTTTATTATTTCATCAATGACTTGCTGAGCGCAATAACAAACCCAGGCTGATTCAATCGGAGATTGGCCTTTTTTCTTTTTGTTTAAAATATTTTCAATTTTATCAAAAGACATTTTTGTCCTTTTATAATTTAATAATTTTAGCTTTCTTTTTTAAACTTTCTGGGACGGTTTTTAAATCGCAGCTGCTAATAATGGTTTGGGCAGATTGGGCAACCTGCACCAAAAAATTACGGCGCTGTTCGTCTAATTCCGAAAAAGCATCATCCAATAATAATAGCGGGTAATTGTCATCTTCAACCAAAAAATCTACTTCAGCCATTTTTAAAGCCAAAACCGCAGTTCTGATTTCGCCTCTTGAGCCGAAATGATTAATATTTTTGTCATCAATTTTAAAAATCAAGTTGTCCCGTTGTGGACCAACAATGGTTTTTTGGAAAATAATTTCCCGCTGTTGGAAGAGCTTAAGTTTTTCGCTAAATTTAGCTTTGATATCGGCAAGGTTTTTGCCGGTTAATGTATTTTTATATTCAATTTTTAAAGCTTGATTTTTACCGGCAATTTCTTGATATTTTTCGGAAAGGTGGCGATTAAATTTAGAAATCAATTCTTGCCTTGATAAAATAATAAAACCGCCATAATCAATTAATTCCTGAGACCAAAAGTCTAATTCCCCCACCCTGGCTAATCCCTGATTAATTTTTGCCAAAATAATATTACGGTTTTTTAAAACCCTCATAAAATACAATAAATACTTGGCATATTTGGGATCGTGCTGGCAAATCAAAAAATCCAAAAAACGGCGCCTAAAGCTCGGCGCGCCCAAGACTATATCTAAGCTTTCCGGAGAAAACATCACAGTTTTTAATTTTCCGATTACAAAAAAGAGTTTTCGGGCTCGATCGTCAATTTTGACGATTTTGGGTAGTTTTCGGTCAGGCCTCAAATCAATCATAAATTCAATTTTAAGTTTTTTATCATTATCCTTAATTCGAGCTTCAAGTCTGGCAAAATCCTTACCCCACAAAACTAAATCTGAATTTTTAGCGGGACGGAAAGACTTTGTCG
This is a stretch of genomic DNA from Patescibacteria group bacterium. It encodes these proteins:
- the recF gene encoding DNA replication/repair protein RecF; this translates as MFLKKLNLTNFRNFAKFSLDFSQFNIITGPNGRGKTNLLEAIYLLSSTKSFRPAKNSDLVLWGKDFARLEARIKDNDKKLKIEFMIDLRPDRKLPKIVKIDDRARKLFFVIGKLKTVMFSPESLDIVLGAPSFRRRFLDFLICQHDPKYAKYLLYFMRVLKNRNIILAKINQGLARVGELDFWSQELIDYGGFIILSRQELISKFNRHLSEKYQEIAGKNQALKIEYKNTLTGKNLADIKAKFSEKLKLFQQREIIFQKTIVGPQRDNLIFKIDDKNINHFGSRGEIRTAVLALKMAEVDFLVEDDNYPLLLLDDAFSELDEQRRNFLVQVAQSAQTIISSCDLKTVPESLKKKAKIIKL
- a CDS encoding DciA family protein, coding for MSFDKIENILNKKKKGQSPIESAWVCYCAQQVIDEIIKNDEISAASFKNNTLVLQTSHPILAGEIRFKSAELIKKINHKLKKDLIRHIRTKIYKQ